The DNA sequence atatatttgtcaGTATTgtttctaatatattttttttaagtattagtattattataacaTGTTAGCATCCTAAATTAATAGCTTGAACCTTGAGGGTCATCATCATGCTGTGGTGTGTCTGTCTTCAGTCTTGTGTGATGCCAGTCAGCCAGTGTTTAATGTTAGTTAAACACTGATTTTGTGGTCTCACAATAGATTCTTTGACGTATTGGTGCTATGAAAATGATTGATTCTCTCCTAGGAGGATGGGGTATATGCTTGTACTTGAATTAAGTTATTCTCCGACTGATAATTTATAGATAATTGGgaagttcaaaacaaaatgTTTCTTCTCTGTTTCAAATGGCTCATATATTTGCAAATTTGAATATCCTAATATTCTTCATCCCACAGACGATGAATGGGCAGTATCTCTGCAATCGTCAGATAACAGTGTCGTATGCGTACAAGAAAGATACGAAAGGAGAGCGCCATGGCACCCCTGCAGGTGAGTTCTGCTTAAGACTTTGAAGGTCCTAGTTCTTGCCACTAAAGCCTAATAGTCATTCATTACTGAAGCAGTTTTGCCCCATTACAAATTGCAGAAAGAGTTCTTGCTGCTAGTAATCCTACTACCATAAGAAGTCGGCCCCACACCATGTTTGCAAGTGGACCTCCAACAATACCTCAGCAAAACGGTGGTGTCAGCGCCCCAGTCGCACCAAGGCCCTTCACAAACGGCCCTGTTCCTCCCCCTCCGATCCCAGCACTCAGTGTGCCACCCCCACAGAACATGTATCAGCCTATGCAGATGCAAGCGCCATCTTGGCAGGGTCAGCCCCCGCAACCTGGTCACACTGGCATTCCTCCACCAATGCAGCAGTTCAGAAGCATGCCGCCACCACCTCCACAAATGGCCCCAGCTCCTATGAGACCTCCACCGCCTCCATCTGGAATGGCTGCTCCACCTGGTTGGCGACCACCACCGCCCCCTCAGCATCTCGTGGGTGGAACCCATCCCATGCAGCATATGTCCATGCCTCCACCTcagcatatgcatatgccgcCGCAGTAAATTTGACACTCGAGTTGTCGTATGCCTCTTTAGAAATTGGTACTGTTCTAACCTGCTTCTCATTATGACATGTTCAAGTAGTTGCACAATATATTCTTGTTTAACTTCTTTTGCTGATGATTATACAGTTAGAAGTTCGTATATGCTTTCAccttcaattttgaaataactTAGTTTATTATGATATCTGGATTTGCAAAATAAATGCTTTATCTTTAAGCTTGGTCTGTTAGTGAAGCATGCATGCATATGCTACGATCATGATACTCTTGCATCAAGATCTACTTTtcagtctctctctctctctctctctctctctctctctctctcacacacacacagcatTATTGTCATTGTCTTGTCTAGCTCCTTGAAACTAAATTCTTTCCCCAACAACCAATAAAGCTTATCCATTCAACAATTAGTAGTTACTATATGTTTGTCTCCTCCACATCAACTActattcatctagga is a window from the Salvia hispanica cultivar TCC Black 2014 chromosome 1, UniMelb_Shisp_WGS_1.0, whole genome shotgun sequence genome containing:
- the LOC125192958 gene encoding splicing factor 3B subunit 4-like, translating into MFPLVSEDLWFIFYVDIQAGEELLWELFVQAGPVVNVYVPKDRVTSAHQGYGFVEFRSEEDADYAIKVLNMIKLFGKPIRVNKASQDKKSVDVGANLFIGNLDPDVDEKLLYDTFSAFGVIVANPKIMRDPETGNSRGFGFISYDSFEASDASIETMNGQYLCNRQITVSYAYKKDTKGERHGTPAERVLAASNPTTIRSRPHTMFASGPPTIPQQNGGVSAPVAPRPFTNGPVPPPPIPALSVPPPQNMYQPMQMQAPSWQGQPPQPGHTGIPPPMQQFRSMPPPPPQMAPAPMRPPPPPSGMAAPPGWRPPPPPQHLVGGTHPMQHMSMPPPQHMHMPPQ